Proteins encoded together in one Pelagicoccus enzymogenes window:
- a CDS encoding VOC family protein: protein MKLGAFSISLTVKNIEASIDFYKKLDFTQIAGDPKQGWAILKSGEHVLGLFQGMFEKNTLTFNPGWDQSGAELDSFDDVRHIRDQLSKRGIPILKDDTGNPQGPGSIVIEDPDGNPILIDQHR, encoded by the coding sequence ATGAAACTCGGCGCCTTTTCGATCAGCCTCACCGTCAAGAACATCGAAGCCTCCATAGACTTCTACAAGAAGCTCGACTTCACGCAGATCGCCGGAGATCCCAAGCAAGGTTGGGCGATCCTGAAAAGCGGCGAGCATGTCCTCGGACTCTTCCAAGGCATGTTCGAGAAAAATACGCTCACCTTCAATCCGGGCTGGGACCAGTCCGGAGCGGAGCTCGACAGCTTCGATGACGTGCGACACATCCGCGACCAACTGAGCAAAAGAGGAATTCCTATCCTCAAAGACGACACGGGCAATCCCCAAGGTCCCGGCAGCATCGTGATCGAAGATCCCGACGGAAACCCCATCCTCATCGACCAGCATCGTTGA
- a CDS encoding HAD family hydrolase has product MLAIFDIDGTLIDSQVVEGQCFAETIREFTGVSLDTLDWSQYPEATSSGIFRGCLQDHSNLTTLEREFKDRFLERLRAARPQHPHEFSPLKGALEFIQTLDENNDVQVAFATGGFDTEAAFKLDCCGIDLASYPHATSSDSPQRHQIIAIATQRAERQLSETIYFGDGKWDVLATRALQIPLIGIGRNIEKLQSLGVVNTFADYSEPEKLRAAMNALLR; this is encoded by the coding sequence TTGCTCGCCATTTTCGATATAGACGGCACCTTGATCGACAGCCAAGTCGTGGAAGGGCAATGCTTCGCCGAGACTATAAGAGAGTTCACCGGCGTTTCGTTGGACACGCTCGACTGGTCACAATATCCCGAAGCGACCAGCAGTGGAATCTTCCGAGGCTGCCTGCAGGACCACAGCAACCTGACCACTCTCGAAAGAGAGTTTAAGGATCGCTTTCTCGAGAGACTGCGCGCTGCACGTCCTCAGCATCCCCACGAATTCTCCCCGCTGAAAGGCGCTCTGGAATTTATCCAAACGCTAGACGAAAACAATGATGTTCAAGTCGCCTTCGCAACAGGAGGCTTTGATACGGAAGCCGCTTTCAAACTCGACTGTTGCGGGATTGACCTCGCCTCCTACCCGCACGCGACCTCCAGCGACTCGCCCCAGCGCCACCAAATCATCGCAATCGCAACCCAACGAGCCGAGAGGCAATTGAGCGAAACAATCTACTTCGGCGACGGAAAATGGGACGTGCTTGCAACGCGGGCCCTGCAAATCCCCTTGATCGGCATCGGGAGAAACATCGAAAAGCTGCAGTCCCTCGGCGTCGTCAACACCTTTGCCGACTACAGCGAGCCTGAAAAACTACGCGCCGCCATGAACGCGCTGCTCCGCTAA
- a CDS encoding zinc-dependent alcohol dehydrogenase yields MMTQPSLEILDSPGPDTQRIAILRETNRVELAYAAIPEPGPEEIRIKIKWVGICGSDVEAFRGTRQPEFISFPTRLGHEVGGTIEKVGSNVLGLQVGDQVSCRYVWGAFAEYIVCSPFNVKVVPSRIPLKEVSLLETLPGIIHAAELSRITSSTTVLITGQGVSGLILTQVVSLFSPKRLVVTDIHQKNLDLARKYGATDTYLLDSPASSSAAAIKVQFPDGCEVVIPCLLEGDGMIDAVDAASFGGRIVMYGCIGICRQPFDFFKVHRKRLEIYSTEPRSDIEMRRYFQEGVQLLLDGLLNTRELVSKTVSLENIQEAFYLRSDQENDTIHVLIDCESPRSRER; encoded by the coding sequence ATGATGACCCAGCCCTCCTTGGAAATCCTCGACTCCCCCGGGCCCGACACTCAGCGGATCGCAATCCTGCGCGAGACCAACAGGGTCGAACTCGCCTACGCCGCGATTCCCGAACCGGGTCCGGAGGAGATTCGCATCAAGATCAAGTGGGTTGGCATCTGCGGATCGGACGTCGAAGCCTTTCGCGGAACCCGCCAGCCTGAGTTCATCAGCTTCCCTACCCGCCTCGGACACGAGGTCGGCGGCACCATCGAAAAAGTCGGCTCCAACGTGCTCGGCCTGCAAGTCGGCGACCAAGTCAGTTGCCGCTACGTCTGGGGCGCCTTCGCCGAATACATCGTTTGCTCCCCATTCAACGTGAAAGTGGTTCCCTCTAGGATTCCCCTCAAAGAAGTCAGCCTGCTCGAAACCCTCCCCGGCATCATTCATGCCGCTGAACTTTCGCGTATCACCTCATCCACTACAGTGCTGATTACCGGTCAAGGCGTCAGTGGGCTGATTCTCACCCAAGTCGTATCCCTCTTTTCCCCTAAGCGTCTTGTCGTAACCGACATTCACCAGAAGAACCTCGACCTCGCTCGCAAGTACGGCGCCACCGACACCTACCTGCTCGATTCTCCGGCCTCCTCTTCCGCTGCCGCCATAAAGGTCCAATTCCCGGACGGCTGCGAGGTCGTCATCCCCTGCCTGCTCGAGGGCGACGGCATGATTGACGCCGTAGACGCCGCCAGCTTCGGCGGTCGCATCGTCATGTATGGCTGTATCGGAATCTGCCGCCAACCCTTCGACTTCTTCAAGGTGCACCGCAAACGACTCGAGATCTATTCCACCGAACCCCGCAGCGACATCGAAATGCGGCGCTACTTCCAGGAAGGGGTACAACTTCTCCTCGACGGTCTGCTGAACACCCGAGAACTCGTTTCCAAAACCGTATCCTTAGAAAACATACAAGAAGCCTTCTACCTCCGCTCCGACCAAGAAAACGACACCATCCATGTCCTTATCGACTGCGAATCGCCCCGAAGCAGAGAGCGTTAG
- a CDS encoding putative signal transducing protein, with amino-acid sequence MYEVYRDIDSAKVGLINEMLKNEGIQTMLRNWNATNIISIPIPEFYPNICVSKVEEAQKAKALIDEYLAPSRETFESWLCSHCGESVEGNFQECWSCQSPKA; translated from the coding sequence ATGTACGAAGTTTATCGAGACATCGATTCCGCAAAGGTCGGACTGATCAACGAAATGTTGAAGAACGAGGGTATTCAGACTATGCTGCGAAATTGGAACGCCACCAATATAATTTCGATTCCCATCCCCGAGTTCTATCCAAACATCTGCGTATCCAAGGTCGAAGAAGCTCAAAAAGCGAAAGCCCTCATCGACGAGTATCTGGCACCGAGCCGAGAAACCTTCGAGAGCTGGCTTTGCTCGCATTGCGGCGAAAGCGTCGAGGGAAATTTCCAAGAGTGCTGGTCCTGCCAAAGCCCGAAGGCTTGA
- a CDS encoding ATP-binding protein encodes MKDLRTAFSSLAKLIAARIRELESGAKPKPFGKLVPAKSFAGVRAALPGVLLTESEGVVFAAALATHLQPHLFDEAIAGALTKAADYPRIGGVRGKDSRLFLPTGETVMFLLGALEIDERLEVLSLFDEEHAFARKGVLRLEKPRGNESWASGRLELGEDVVDQIMGLPTRRPRLGPDFPAQRLSTKLDWDDLVLEKQTAAEVREIESWIRHGDTLLVDWELERFIKPGYRALFYGPSGTGKTLTASLLGKQTGRDVYRIDLSLVVSKYIGETEKNLSRIFAKAEDKNWILFFDEADALFGKRTGVKDSHDRYANQETSYLLQRVETFGGLVILASNLRTNIDEAFLRRFQSVIHFPKPNAEERQRIWSRMLPRQASLSERVNLTQLCQRHELTGANIANVLQYASLQSLERGDHVLEARDIELAIAREYEKEGRLG; translated from the coding sequence GTGAAAGATCTTCGCACTGCATTTTCATCCCTCGCCAAACTGATCGCCGCTCGTATCCGGGAATTGGAGTCGGGCGCCAAACCGAAGCCCTTCGGTAAACTCGTGCCCGCGAAAAGCTTCGCCGGAGTGAGAGCAGCCTTGCCGGGAGTCCTGTTGACCGAGTCGGAGGGGGTGGTCTTTGCGGCTGCATTGGCGACTCACCTGCAGCCTCATTTATTCGACGAGGCGATCGCGGGGGCCTTGACCAAAGCGGCTGACTATCCGCGGATCGGAGGGGTGCGCGGCAAGGATTCGCGCCTTTTCTTGCCGACGGGGGAGACCGTGATGTTTTTGCTGGGGGCGTTGGAGATCGACGAACGTTTGGAGGTGCTGAGCCTGTTCGACGAGGAGCATGCCTTTGCTCGTAAGGGAGTGCTGCGCTTGGAAAAGCCGCGGGGCAACGAGTCATGGGCCAGCGGTCGGCTGGAGCTTGGCGAGGACGTGGTGGACCAGATCATGGGGCTGCCGACGCGCCGCCCGCGCTTGGGGCCGGACTTTCCGGCCCAGCGCCTGAGCACCAAGCTGGATTGGGACGATCTGGTGCTGGAGAAGCAAACTGCTGCCGAAGTCCGTGAAATTGAATCTTGGATACGCCATGGCGATACCTTGTTGGTGGACTGGGAGCTGGAGCGCTTCATAAAGCCCGGCTACCGGGCTCTGTTTTACGGTCCTTCGGGCACGGGAAAGACTTTGACCGCCTCTCTGCTAGGCAAGCAGACCGGACGCGACGTTTACCGAATCGATTTGTCGCTCGTGGTGTCGAAGTACATCGGGGAGACGGAGAAAAACCTTTCGCGCATTTTCGCGAAGGCGGAGGACAAGAACTGGATTCTCTTTTTCGACGAAGCGGACGCCTTGTTCGGAAAACGCACCGGGGTGAAGGATTCGCACGATCGCTATGCGAACCAGGAGACGTCCTATCTATTGCAGCGGGTGGAAACCTTCGGGGGCTTGGTCATACTGGCCTCCAATTTGCGCACCAACATCGACGAGGCCTTTCTCCGGCGATTCCAGTCGGTCATCCATTTTCCCAAGCCGAACGCGGAGGAGCGTCAGCGCATCTGGAGCCGCATGCTGCCGCGCCAGGCCAGCTTGTCGGAGCGAGTGAACCTGACGCAGCTTTGCCAGCGTCACGAGCTGACGGGGGCGAACATCGCCAACGTGCTGCAGTACGCGAGCCTGCAGTCGCTGGAACGCGGCGACCATGTGTTGGAGGCGAGGGATATCGAACTCGCCATCGCTCGAGAGTACGAGAAAGAAGGGCGACTCGGGTAG
- a CDS encoding sulfatase, which produces MIRKISTLLFSLVAIHSSLFAEKAPNFLFIAIDDLKPVLGYQSELPGNFLQELYPDPAKRRAIAAVLSPNLDRLASSGVAFNRAFCASSVCRPSRTAIMTGFRPHVSGIVGNADGYFRKKSHPKELREAITLPQFLRSQGYYAAGTGKILHTGSDLEADFPISWDQWFNEAPAPADRGRRALSPWSTNDSKKSKMKFGADYGPIEGQEDYGNADLIARLLLEGTVSVGDRSASISPDQPFFLACGIFRPHLPLFAPKELVDLFPTEDMALNHETLESYYQDLADTPDGLPKDKLSGPLGDALKVGLEHGKEKGIKDGDLIAYRESIRHYLASVALADRCVGRLIDALEASPYADNTIVVLWSDHGWYLGEKYLFLKTRVWDEAANSVLIIRDPREGQQGQGPCSSPVNLQDLYPTISQLAGLTPPPHVAGASIQSLIQAPQADWDIPSLTTWHGNESIRIGPWAYLRYDKDPAQSELYHIPSDPDERNNLAKDPKHQAKRQELDALLNATLASKK; this is translated from the coding sequence ATGATACGCAAAATCTCAACCCTCCTCTTCAGCCTCGTCGCTATCCACTCTTCCCTCTTCGCAGAGAAAGCTCCCAATTTCCTCTTCATCGCCATCGACGACCTCAAGCCAGTGCTCGGCTACCAATCCGAGTTGCCCGGCAACTTCCTGCAGGAGCTCTATCCCGATCCTGCCAAGCGGCGGGCGATCGCCGCAGTCCTATCCCCCAACCTCGATCGCCTCGCCAGCTCCGGCGTCGCCTTCAACCGCGCCTTCTGCGCCTCCTCCGTCTGCCGCCCATCCCGCACCGCCATCATGACCGGCTTCCGCCCCCACGTTTCCGGCATCGTCGGAAACGCCGACGGCTACTTCCGCAAAAAAAGCCACCCCAAGGAACTGCGCGAAGCCATCACCCTGCCCCAGTTCCTGCGCAGCCAAGGCTACTACGCGGCGGGTACCGGCAAGATCCTGCATACCGGGTCTGACCTCGAAGCGGACTTTCCCATCTCCTGGGACCAATGGTTCAACGAAGCCCCCGCTCCCGCCGATCGCGGCCGTCGCGCCCTGAGTCCTTGGTCCACCAACGACAGCAAGAAAAGCAAGATGAAGTTCGGGGCCGACTACGGACCGATCGAGGGCCAGGAGGACTACGGCAACGCCGACCTGATCGCCCGCCTTCTGCTGGAAGGCACCGTATCCGTGGGCGATCGCTCCGCCAGCATCTCTCCCGATCAACCCTTCTTTCTCGCCTGCGGAATCTTCCGTCCCCACCTACCGCTCTTCGCCCCCAAGGAACTGGTCGACTTGTTTCCCACCGAGGACATGGCCCTCAACCACGAGACTCTAGAGTCCTACTACCAAGACCTCGCCGACACGCCCGACGGACTACCAAAGGACAAACTCTCCGGCCCGCTCGGCGACGCTCTCAAAGTCGGCCTCGAGCACGGCAAGGAGAAAGGGATCAAAGACGGCGACCTCATCGCCTACCGCGAGTCCATACGCCACTACCTTGCCAGCGTCGCCCTCGCCGACCGCTGCGTCGGTCGCCTCATCGATGCCCTCGAAGCCAGCCCTTACGCCGACAACACCATCGTCGTGCTCTGGTCCGACCACGGCTGGTACCTCGGCGAAAAGTACCTCTTCCTCAAGACCCGCGTGTGGGACGAAGCGGCCAACAGCGTGCTCATCATCCGCGATCCGCGCGAAGGGCAGCAAGGCCAAGGCCCTTGCTCCAGCCCCGTCAACCTGCAGGACCTCTACCCAACCATCTCCCAACTCGCCGGCCTTACGCCCCCACCGCACGTGGCAGGCGCCAGTATCCAATCTTTGATACAAGCTCCGCAGGCCGACTGGGACATTCCCTCCCTCACCACTTGGCACGGCAACGAATCCATCCGCATCGGCCCCTGGGCCTACCTCCGCTACGACAAGGACCCCGCTCAATCGGAGCTTTACCACATCCCCAGCGATCCGGACGAACGAAACAATCTCGCCAAGGACCCGAAACACCAAGCCAAGCGCCAAGAGCTCGACGCCCTCCTAAACGCCACCCTCGCCTCTAAAAAGTAG
- a CDS encoding sulfatase family protein, producing the protein MIRNIFLTTLATVTLLASSSHLQADDLSPSRPNILFAIADDASWKHFGAYGATWIDTPHFDQLASNGLLFTKAYTPNAKCGPSRTALLTGRNSWQLEELANHWVDYPVGKYQTYHETLDKNGYHVGYTGKGWSPGDPGTLPNGKKRALLAKTYNQAKLNPPAEYISNIDYTENFRNFLADRQAGQPFCFWYGSNEPHRAYEYGAGIKYGNKQLSDIPKVPEFWPDTEEVRTDMLDYAYEIEWFDKHLGNMIEILRETGELDNTLIIVTSDNGMPFPRVKGQEYEYSNHMPFAIMWPNGITRPGRIIDDYVSFIDVAPTILELAQVDGEAEGMAPITGKSLTSLLYSDRSGRIDPARNYALIGKERHDIGRPNDTGYPIRGIFKDDFLLLQNFKTERWPAGHPQTGYMNIDKSPTKTAVLEARYQPDQRLYWQWNVGKRPELEFYDVANDEACIHNLANSPVYQERIKEMHALMLAELEKQNDPRLAGKGDSFDQYEFGRDGMINFFNKLMNGTQEDMGWYNPADVQPEED; encoded by the coding sequence ATGATACGCAATATCTTCCTAACAACCCTCGCCACCGTCACCCTCCTAGCCTCATCGTCCCACCTTCAAGCCGACGACCTCAGCCCCTCCCGCCCCAACATCCTCTTCGCGATCGCCGACGACGCCAGCTGGAAACACTTCGGCGCCTACGGAGCCACCTGGATCGACACGCCTCACTTCGACCAGCTCGCAAGCAACGGCCTGCTCTTCACCAAGGCCTACACTCCCAACGCCAAGTGCGGTCCCTCCCGCACCGCCCTGCTCACCGGACGCAATTCATGGCAACTGGAGGAGCTCGCTAACCACTGGGTCGACTACCCTGTCGGAAAGTACCAAACCTATCACGAGACCCTCGACAAAAACGGCTACCACGTCGGCTACACCGGAAAAGGCTGGTCTCCCGGAGACCCCGGCACCCTGCCCAATGGCAAGAAACGCGCCCTGCTCGCCAAGACCTACAATCAGGCGAAGCTGAATCCACCCGCTGAATACATCTCCAATATCGACTACACGGAAAACTTCCGCAACTTCCTCGCCGACCGCCAAGCGGGCCAACCATTCTGCTTCTGGTACGGCTCCAACGAACCGCATCGGGCCTACGAATACGGAGCCGGCATCAAGTACGGCAACAAGCAACTCAGCGACATCCCCAAGGTTCCCGAGTTCTGGCCAGATACCGAGGAAGTTCGCACCGATATGCTCGACTACGCCTACGAGATCGAATGGTTCGACAAGCACCTCGGTAACATGATCGAGATCCTGCGCGAAACCGGCGAACTGGACAATACCCTCATCATCGTCACCTCCGACAACGGCATGCCCTTCCCCCGAGTCAAAGGCCAAGAGTACGAATACTCCAACCACATGCCCTTCGCCATCATGTGGCCAAACGGCATCACGCGTCCGGGCCGCATCATCGACGACTACGTCAGCTTCATCGACGTTGCCCCCACCATTCTCGAGCTGGCCCAAGTCGACGGCGAGGCTGAAGGCATGGCACCCATCACCGGCAAGAGCCTGACCAGCCTTCTCTATTCCGATCGCTCCGGACGTATCGATCCCGCTCGCAACTATGCGTTAATCGGCAAAGAGCGTCACGACATCGGCCGTCCCAACGATACAGGCTATCCCATTCGCGGCATTTTCAAGGACGACTTCCTGCTCCTGCAGAACTTCAAGACGGAACGCTGGCCTGCTGGACATCCACAAACTGGATACATGAATATCGACAAAAGCCCGACTAAAACCGCGGTGCTCGAAGCACGCTACCAACCCGACCAACGCCTTTACTGGCAGTGGAACGTCGGCAAGCGCCCCGAGCTCGAATTTTACGACGTGGCCAATGACGAAGCCTGTATCCACAACCTGGCCAACAGCCCCGTCTACCAAGAACGGATCAAAGAGATGCACGCCCTCATGCTGGCAGAGCTGGAAAAACAGAACGACCCTCGCCTCGCCGGCAAGGGCGACAGCTTCGACCAATACGAATTCGGGCGGGACGGAATGATCAACTTCTTCAACAAGCTCATGAACGGAACGCAAGAAGACATGGGCTGGTACAACCCTGCCGACGTGCAACCCGAAGAAGACTAG
- a CDS encoding helix-turn-helix transcriptional regulator, with protein MYHRQDFFEEGSRFRWHEHPFWQIDFCLSGAIEVRVGERATVLDPGDCFVIGPRQRHCFAYLEPKNDYLSIKYELRESDRTPRLGCIRGDDTLKRFLRLLQALVPKGEHAPTADAEPLARVLEGLLSHLSAESDAVGGRDVGYGELVSRVLRIIDQGKGRLRQVGELARELGVTQGHLRARFKRETGASLKEKVDAVCMERARLLLAYSDRSVSELAEELGFPDLFAFSRYFKQRQGCSPRAYRHKLER; from the coding sequence TTGTACCACCGACAGGACTTTTTCGAGGAGGGCAGCCGTTTTCGTTGGCACGAGCATCCCTTTTGGCAGATCGACTTTTGTTTGTCGGGAGCGATCGAAGTGCGAGTCGGGGAGCGGGCTACGGTTTTGGATCCGGGCGACTGTTTCGTGATCGGACCGAGGCAGCGGCATTGTTTCGCCTACCTCGAACCGAAAAACGACTATCTTTCGATCAAGTACGAGTTGCGCGAATCGGATCGAACTCCACGACTTGGCTGTATTCGAGGAGATGATACGTTGAAGCGATTTTTGCGTTTGCTGCAGGCGCTTGTTCCTAAAGGCGAACATGCTCCCACGGCGGACGCGGAGCCTCTGGCTCGGGTGTTGGAAGGTTTGCTTTCGCACCTGAGCGCGGAGTCGGACGCGGTAGGCGGGCGCGACGTGGGCTATGGGGAATTGGTTTCGCGGGTTTTGCGAATTATCGACCAGGGCAAGGGGCGCTTGCGGCAAGTCGGTGAGCTGGCGCGCGAGTTAGGGGTGACGCAGGGCCACTTGCGCGCTCGATTCAAGCGAGAGACGGGGGCGTCTTTGAAGGAGAAGGTGGACGCGGTCTGCATGGAGCGAGCTCGTTTGCTGCTCGCCTATTCGGACCGGAGCGTATCCGAGTTGGCAGAGGAGCTAGGCTTTCCGGACCTTTTCGCTTTTTCCCGCTATTTCAAACAACGGCAAGGCTGCTCGCCAAGGGCCTACAGGCACAAGCTGGAACGCTGA
- a CDS encoding chondroitinase-B domain-containing protein, producing MRTALSIFSLFIISSLSAKTYLARDLQELNDHLRSAQPGDTVQLAAGEWANIDLDLTLKGTAAAPITVTGFPNGGTRITGRSRIGIAGAHVVLSHLVFSRVEPPEDAEAIVSFRTSGTNYAHHSRLSHCVFDACNPADPERRYHWIRLYGTHNRIDHNLFRAQAHEGVTIQVRLLTANAQHRIDHNHFMNRAKGDGNGFECIQIGQSQDSRSVGACLVENNLFERCDGETEIISSKTGENVIRGNLFYESAGTLTLRHGTNNLVEDNVFIGNGKPDTGGVRVIDSGHVVRNNTFHGLSGFTGGIVVLYSGIPDSPLNGYFAADRALIEGNRFYDCQAPLLQERGGFGERGRSILPQDYRIENNHTLESPPDDVKFLRRTEVGPAWQSTLPHLMALSPRQIARLARATDDELRPLVGETIAQAEQLLAAGKTYSVTSNERLPPSGDMRSYYSTGPYWWRNPDTPDGLPYIRRDGQFNPERDLVSDRPQLHALVQDTWTLAIAYTATGKQAYARHAEEMLRVWFIDDETRMLPNLNHAQAIPGVTDGRGTGIIDTLVFVELVDALKLLELSYTWKPAERSAIKSWFSEYLDWLSSHPNGLDERAAKNNHGTAYDLQQLAIADYLGEIKLAFEIIERVKTQRIDTQITGTGEQPLEFARTRSWSYCTENLEHFARIAAIALDYRVNLFEYQNPAGGSLRKALEFLLPHACDPAATWPGKQVTEWQSEYIYAATAIAASITQNESYFEALDCIPPAHDQLLSLLMRH from the coding sequence ATGAGAACTGCACTTTCGATCTTTTCCCTTTTCATAATCTCCTCCCTCTCCGCCAAGACTTACCTCGCCCGGGACCTGCAAGAGCTGAACGACCACCTAAGATCCGCCCAGCCCGGAGACACCGTTCAGCTCGCCGCGGGCGAATGGGCGAACATCGATCTAGACCTTACCCTCAAAGGTACCGCCGCGGCTCCCATCACTGTTACTGGTTTCCCCAACGGAGGCACTCGCATCACGGGTCGATCCCGCATCGGAATCGCGGGAGCACACGTCGTCCTCTCCCATCTCGTATTCTCCCGCGTGGAGCCGCCCGAGGACGCCGAAGCCATCGTCTCCTTCCGTACCAGCGGCACGAACTACGCCCACCACAGTCGCTTGAGCCACTGCGTCTTCGACGCCTGCAACCCTGCCGATCCCGAACGACGCTACCACTGGATTCGCCTCTATGGCACCCACAACCGAATCGACCATAACCTTTTCCGCGCTCAGGCGCACGAAGGGGTCACCATCCAAGTCCGCCTCCTCACGGCCAACGCCCAACACCGTATCGACCACAACCACTTCATGAACCGGGCAAAAGGCGACGGCAACGGCTTCGAATGCATCCAAATCGGCCAGAGCCAAGACTCCCGCAGCGTCGGAGCCTGTCTCGTCGAGAACAACCTCTTCGAACGCTGCGACGGGGAGACCGAGATCATATCCAGCAAAACGGGCGAAAACGTCATACGCGGAAACCTCTTCTACGAATCCGCCGGTACCCTCACCCTGCGTCACGGAACCAACAATCTCGTCGAGGACAACGTATTCATCGGTAACGGAAAACCGGATACGGGCGGCGTCCGCGTCATCGATTCCGGGCACGTCGTGCGCAACAACACCTTCCACGGGCTAAGCGGATTCACCGGGGGCATCGTCGTTCTCTACTCCGGCATCCCCGATTCGCCCCTCAACGGCTATTTCGCCGCCGACCGAGCCCTCATCGAGGGCAACCGTTTCTACGACTGCCAAGCGCCTCTCCTACAAGAGAGAGGAGGATTCGGCGAACGCGGACGCAGCATTCTCCCGCAGGACTACCGTATCGAAAATAACCATACGCTTGAATCCCCGCCGGACGACGTCAAGTTCCTCCGTCGCACAGAAGTAGGCCCCGCATGGCAAAGTACGCTTCCCCACCTCATGGCCCTCAGCCCTCGTCAAATCGCGCGGCTCGCTCGCGCCACCGACGATGAGCTCCGCCCACTCGTAGGGGAGACGATCGCTCAAGCCGAACAGCTTCTTGCTGCAGGGAAAACCTATAGCGTTACTTCCAACGAACGCCTTCCTCCCAGCGGCGACATGCGTTCCTACTACAGCACCGGCCCTTATTGGTGGCGCAATCCCGACACTCCCGACGGGCTCCCCTACATCCGCCGCGACGGCCAATTCAACCCCGAGCGCGACCTCGTATCCGACCGTCCCCAGCTTCACGCCCTGGTGCAGGACACCTGGACCCTCGCCATCGCCTATACCGCCACCGGCAAGCAAGCTTACGCCCGACACGCCGAGGAAATGCTTCGCGTCTGGTTTATCGACGACGAAACCCGCATGCTTCCCAACCTCAACCATGCCCAAGCCATCCCTGGCGTGACCGACGGGCGCGGTACTGGAATTATCGATACGCTCGTATTCGTCGAGCTCGTCGATGCCCTCAAGCTTCTGGAACTCTCCTACACCTGGAAACCCGCGGAACGCTCCGCCATCAAGTCATGGTTTTCCGAATACCTAGACTGGCTCTCAAGTCACCCCAACGGATTGGACGAACGTGCCGCAAAAAACAACCACGGCACAGCCTACGACCTTCAGCAGCTCGCCATCGCCGACTACCTCGGCGAGATCAAGCTCGCTTTCGAGATTATCGAACGCGTCAAAACCCAGCGTATCGACACGCAAATCACCGGCACAGGCGAGCAGCCGCTGGAGTTCGCCCGCACCCGCTCCTGGTCCTATTGCACGGAAAACCTCGAGCATTTCGCCCGCATTGCAGCCATCGCCCTCGACTACCGCGTCAACCTTTTCGAGTACCAGAATCCCGCAGGCGGCAGCCTGCGCAAAGCGCTCGAGTTCCTGCTTCCCCACGCCTGCGATCCCGCGGCCACTTGGCCCGGCAAGCAAGTAACCGAGTGGCAAAGCGAATACATCTACGCCGCTACCGCGATAGCTGCCAGCATCACCCAGAACGAGAGCTATTTCGAGGCCCTCGACTGCATCCCGCCCGCCCACGACCAACTGCTTTCCCTGCTCATGCGCCACTGA